TCTAGAATTGAAAAGGATCTAATTTCAGAAATAAAATTGGTTCCATTACAAGCTAAAGTATTTCTCTTAATTACATGTCATGGAAAAATGACTCCAACAACTATTGCAGAAAAACTAAATATTTCAATTGAGGATGCTTTGAAAACTGCTAAGGAACTAATGACATTGGGTGCCTTCATAGATATTTCTGAAACTGAGTTTGAGGCAATGCATCCTAGATTTACTGCTGTAAACATGTATAGGAAATTCTGCGAACGTGAAAATATTGAATTTAAGCGAAATAAGATTGTTGACAATATAGGTGTGGTTCTAGAAAAATCATACGATGATGCAAGAACTAAATAATCCTAATGTTTTGTGAACAACATTGAGTATTGATACCGAATCCTGTAAACATCAACCAGTGTATTTTGGAGTGGTTAACATCAACATTGACGAGAGAACCATAGGTTCAGTTGATGTCTGGAGATGTGGTGTATGTAAAAAACGATTTTGTGAGGAAAAGCAGCTAGGAATTGAAGAATTAGCCGATTTGGTAGGAATGCCAAAAATAGATCCTGATGCAAAATGGGGCGTTACTGTATGTAAATTACAGCAAGGAAAATACAGATGGAAATTAGTTAGACTGAAAGAAAATTCTGAAATAAAACATGAATGTTTAGATGAAAAAATCGTCTCTCTTAAAGTAACTAATTTCAAAGTTGAAGATGATAAACACTGGAGCTTTTTAGTTGATGATAATATCAACAAAGCAGTAGAAATCTAAATGAATCTTAAAGTTCACATTAACAATGTTCATGGAAGCCAGATGGCAGCCAAAATAACTGGTACTTTTACAATCGATGCTCATTCTTTTAGATTCAATGCAATTGCATTTGGAAGAATAGGAGGTCAAAACATAGGTGCAAAAATTTCCAAAGTTACAGAAAAGGAATTAGAAAAATTAGGATATAATGTTGATGAAGTGATAAATTCATTACAGCTGAACCTTCTTCAAGGAGATCTTACGTTACCTGAGGGTTTGAAAAGAGAGTCTTTTGTTGATGACTAGAATTCAGCTTCTTCCAAAGCCTTAGAACAAGAACAACTTCTTGTTTTTGGAATTTGATTAATTAAATCTGTTAGAATTTTTTTTGTTCGCTCTACGTTTTTTGATAACGTTTCTAAGACTTCTTTAGCTGTTACTGGTTTTTCTGCCCATACATCATAATCTGTAACTGTTGAAATTGATGCATAGCACATCTGAGCTTCTCTTGCAAGCTGACATTCTGGAACTAACGTCATGCCAATAATACCTGCTCCTGTGCTTCTGTAGAATTTTGATTCGGCCTTGGTGGAAAATCTTGGTCCTTCAATGCAAACATATGTGCAATCTTGATGAATTGGGAAGTTTTTTTCCTTTATCACTTTAAGAATTGATGATTGTAATTCAGGACAAAATGGATCTGCTACTGAAATGTGGATAACCCTTCCAAATTCTGAAAAGGAACCATTTCTTGATTTTGTGAAATCCAAGAACTGTGTAGGTAATGCAAAATGACCTGGCTCTATCTCTTCTTTCAAACTTCCAACTGCAGAAGGTGCAATTATTCTAGTTACTCCTAATTCTTTGAATGCCCAAATATTGGCTCTATAGTTTATCATGTGGGGGGGAATTGTATGTTTTTTTCCATGTCTTGGTAAAAATGCAATCTTTCTTCCCTTGAAAATTCCTACTGTAATTGAATCTGATGGTTTTCCATATGGAGTGTCTATTGTAACTTCTTGTGGATTTTCAAGTATTCCTGAATCATAAATTCCCGTTCCTCCAAAAATTCCGATCTCTACATCTTTTTCCATGTTAATACTTGACCAATGATTTACAATTGTATTGACTGATTCCTTTAATTCCGTTTAATTCTGTTAATTCAATTATGAATGCAAATCCTGTAACTTTTCCACCAACTTTCTCTATTAATTTTGCCGAAGCTTTTGCAGTTCCTCCTGTAGCAAGCAAGTCATCACAAATTAGGATCTTCTGTCCTTTGCTGATTATGTCTTTTTGAATTTCAATTGTATCTTGACCGTATTCTATTTTGTATGATAGTTTGCTCGTCTTACCTGGTAATTTTCCTGCTTTTCTAATCATTACCATTCCTTTATTGTATCTGGTAGCTAATACACATGCCAGTAAGAATCCTCTTGATTCTATACCTGCAAACAAATCAATATCTTTTGGATGGAAATGCTTTGTAAATTCATCTGCAATAAATGATAATGCTGATGGATCTTTCAAAAGTGGACTAAAATCTCTAAATAATATTCCTTTTTTAGGAAAATTTGGAAATTCAGATATTTTTTCTTTAAGATTCATGTATTGAATTTAAAATAGGTGGAATAAAATTGTTTGAAGTTATTTTACAGTAAATGTTGTTTCAGCAGTATTGTGAGCATCCTTTACTTTGATGGTATATGTTCCTGGTATTGTGCCTTTTGGAATAAACCATGGTTGTTTAATTTCGCCTTCTTTATTAGATGGGAATGATAATGTTTCCATTTTTTCACCATCCGAATTTAGGATTGTCATTTCTACTGTTTGTTCTGCATTTATTACTTTGATGTTGATACTTTTTCCATATCCTGAAATTTCTATACCTTCTTCTACTGTGACTACAAGTCCTTCTTCTTTAGAAGTTATCACCTCAATCTCAATATTGTCAAAATTTGAGCCGCTTTTTGCATTAACTTTCCATATGCCTGGTTCTGCTAATGATGGTAATCTTAAACTGTCATCTGCAATCTTTCCATTCTTATCTGAAAATATTTCCTTTGTTTTCCATACTGTTCCGTCAGGATCACTTAGTGTGAGTGTTAAAAGTGAATTTTCTTTTGTATCTCCCAAAATTAAAATTGGTTCTCCTGGTCGATAATCTAATTTTGTGCTACCAATTTTAATTGCACCAGAACCTGTTTGTAATCCTACTGTGAATACCTCGGAACTTTTAGAAGCGCCTTTGTTGATAATAGCAGTGTATGCTCCAGAAGCATATCCGCTTAGTCCTAATTCATATGTCTTTTTTCCATCTTGACCTAATGTGATGGACACAGTATTTTTATTGTCTGTAATTATTTTTGGCTTATCTGATGGATCAACAATTAACATAGTTAGTTTATCTGAAGGTTTTCCAGTTAGTGATATCTTTGCAGTTTCTGTTGATTTATAATTTAATTTATCAAATTCAATGTTAATTGGTATTGATGGGATCTCTCCCAATCCTGCGTAAATAAATTCCCTTTTTCCATCCTGTTCTGCAATTAATGTCCATGTGCCTTCTTTGTCTACATTTGCTATTGTTGGATATTCAAATTCAACATTTCCTGTCTCATCTATCTCAATGATGTCTGAAGTTTTTTCATTTCCGAGTGGATCTTCTAAAATTAACTCTAATGATTTATTTGGTAATGCGGTACCGTTAAACTTTATCGTCTCTCCAGGATTAAATTTCAAGGTTATTGGTTTTATGAGAATTACTTTTGATGTTTCTAACATCCACGTAGTTGTAATCTCTCCTCTGCCATCTGAAATAACAGCACTATATCTTCCAAATGGTGCATCTAAAGGAACAATGATTGGTTCTGCTACCTTCCAATTACCTTTAGCATCTGCTTTTGCCGTTCTTGTGTTGATAATCTTTCCATTGGGATCTTTAATCGATGCCGTGATTCCACTGTTAGGTTGTGCAGTACCTGAAACTTCGATAAAATCTGTTCTGTGTATGATCTCTGGTATGCCGCTAATTGTAAGTTTAATATCGTTTGATTTTGGAATTCGATTGTTTGGTTCTTCTAATCTTAAACTGATGCTTTTTTCTTGATTATTTTTATCTTTGATTATGAAATCTACTCTGTCTGCATCAATATTTTCTGGAATTTTTACCGTAGTGATAAAATAACCTGCATCATTTGTGACAAAGCTAGAAATTTTATTAGAATTTATAAAAAAATCTAATTCTTGTGCTGCTCCAAAATTATCTCCAGTTACTCTTATAGTTGAACCTACATTTGGTTTTTCTGGAATAATTCTAAAAGCTGAATTTGCTAAAATTCCTCCCTCTGAAACGGTTGTTTTTGATTCTGGTTTAGAATTTGTTACTGGGTTTGGTAATTTACTTGCAATTGTCTGTCCAATTTCTATTTGTTGTTCGCTTTTATCTAATGCTTTCCAATTAACTCCTGAAGATGTTTTATCTGTTTTAACTCCAATTTTTATTGATTCACCTGGTTTGATCACTTCAGAAGATGAAGTAAATATTATGACTCCTTGAGGAGTTTTTTCACCGATCCATCCATTTTCTGTTTTAAATGATTTAAAATTATTATCACTACCTAACCAAATTCTAAATGAGCTTACATCATCATTTCCAGTATTTGTAAATTCTATAATCGTAGTTTCTTCAAATGAAAAACTTTTTGCACTTACAGATCCTTCGGCATATGCGTAAATTGGAATGATCATTGCTACGGTTAAGCATAAGATTAGAGAAAGGAAAATTCCTCTCATAGAGGATTTACTCATATGTATAATCTGCTTCATGTCTCAATTAAACCTTAAAGGATATTTTACTGCTTTTGTATTTGTCGATAGAGTATTCTTCATCAGTAAACTTCTTTAATCTTAATTTCTTGCTCTCTGAAATTTGGCTAAATCTGCCTTTGTAGTGACGTTTTGATATTGTCTGATTCTTTCAGCAATTAATCTATACAAAGTTCTAAATTGGTCTTTGGTCTTATCTGATAAGAAATCAGTCTCTTCTAAGGTAATTTTTTCACAAATATATCTAGTAATTTCTTCATTATCGAATTGGCCCCAATCATCATCATTATGCTCTTCCCAAATTTTTCTTAAATTCTCTAAAACGCCTTTCTTTCCCTTCGAAGAAACATCAAGTGGTTTAAGATTTGAATACCCTTCTTTTCTCAATCTAATCTCATAAGTTTGATTTACTGCATGAAGATAGTCTTCTAGAACAATATAATCTTCAATTGATTCCAAATTCTTACCATCTCTCTCAAAAAATATTGTCTGTATTGGTGAAAAATCATTTGATGATAACTGAGCTGAAATCTGTTTAGATTCATCTGAATCATCCAATAAAATAAATGTCCTATATCCATGATTTCTGTAAAATATTGCTAGAGGTAATACTGAATTTTTATTATAAGCAGCTACTACATTAAGTGGATTCATTGATATGTTTGGATCCTGTAAAAATTTATCAAAAGCATTGAGGTACATTGCATCTGACATTGTCTCAACAATAATTACTGGTCTTGAGTTAGTTCCCATTTCTCTATCTACAATAGATTCAACTAGCCCTCTTGATAATCCATATAAAATAGGGGTTAATGTTTTATCATCAGCATTCCAGTAATCATAAAAAATTTTGCTAAGGTGTTTTCTTTTATCTAATTCTACTACCAACAAGTTTCCTGGAGTATAATCAAAAATCATAAATGGTGAATGTGTTGCATACAAAACCTGATTTGAGCCTGCAAGGTTCTTTAACAAATCTGAAATTCCCCTTTGTTGAGTAGGATGAAGATTTCTTGCTGGCTCATCGAGAAGTAATATTGCTTCTTTAAGTTCTGCTCTCTGTGTTTCTGCTGCAAAGTTTACAATAAAAGAAAACGTCCATTTGAAACCTTCCGCTCGTCTATTTAGCAGTCCTGTATTGGTAACTGTTCCATCACGATGAATGTCTGAAATTACTACACTCATGATATTTCCTGGATTGTATCTTAATTCAACATGTATTGGATCGCCTTTCCATGCTGGATTTAATTTCTTAGTTAATCTATTACTTGCTGTATTCAATAATTTGATACATTTTGATGGGGTTTCTTTTACTTCATCTAATGCTTTAATGTCTAATTCTGCCAAATAGAAAAGATTTCTTACCGTTTCAGCCTTGTCAAATTCTTCAATAAATTCTATTGAGCTTGCTCTGACTCCTTTTTCTTCTCTAAGATATTCATTGAGATTGATATTGCCATAGATCTTTTTGTAATCTGAAAAATAAACGAATCGAGGATGTAATTCAGAGGCAATGAAATTCTCTAAAGCTGATTTTTCGCTACTACCGCTAAGAAGTTTATGATACTGATTTTCTGGATTATTGTATATTTTTTGCCATTCTTCTATTACTTTAGACTCTTGAACAGCTATTACATGAAATTGATTGCTAAATTCAGCCATTCCACTATTGAATATCTGCTGATTTTTTGGTGGAGGACCATCAAATAATTCAGTGTTGATTTGAATTTTAAGATGATTTGGTATTGTATCTAAGAAATTCTTAATCTGCCTTGAAAAATTCTCCCAAGAATTTATTTCATTATTTCGCTCATCACTAATTTGAATATCTTCAAACTCATATTGAACTCTAGGTATTTTATTTGTTCTAAATAATTTTATTTTTCTTATATCTGGTAAACCTGGAAACGCTTCTTTGATTAATTTAATCTCGTTTGAACTTAATTCAAATTCTCCTTCAGCTAGTGTAACTTCTCCTTTCAACTCTTCTGATAATTCATCACAAAGATCTAAATCTGAAATTTTTTCATCTTTATTTAATAATGTTAATGCTTGTAGAATTGTTGTCTTCCCACTTTCATTTCTTCCAACAAATGCTGCTAAATCCCCAACAGTAATTTCGCCAGAATCATGAATGCAACGATATGCTCTAACTCTAAATTTTCTAAGTCGCATCTAGCAATATTTAGTCGGGTCCGATTTAACTCATTCGTCAAATTCATCATGCGTATTGGAATTTTGCTAAATAGATATAAGGGATTTACAGGTGAAAAACAAAATGGCAACAAGTTTAGTATATGTTGTATTTGTTTTGCCCATTGTACTGTCAATTGCTTTTGGTACTATTGTTTTGGCTGATGTTCTTCAATCACCTGATCGTGAACTTAACATGTGGCCCATGGGCAATTCTGGAATCATGAAAAATGATGAAGATATATCAATTATCGGATTAGAAAATCAATATTCTATTTCATCCCCTATTCAAATTCAAATAAAGGTTGATGATTCTCAATTTGACTGTGGAGATCTGTATGTTACTGTTTATTCTGGAAAACATACTGTAGTTACACAAAATGGATTTTTGCAACAATGTTTTGATGAAAACAACTCTCTTTTGCCTATCAATGATGATTTCTCTGTAATAATAGATAAACCTGGACAGTATGATCTAGTCGTGAAAATGACCGATCAGAATCAAAAGAGTAGTATAACCGCAAGTGGAAAATTTACCATTAAATAGGAATGAATTATTGTATGATTAGGAGTTATATTAAAAATTAAGGTGATTTGATGGCAAAAAAACAAGATAAATCATCTGATGTTCCTTTAAAAAAAGAAGCAGCACCTAAAGAAAAGAAACCAGCAAAAAGAGAAGCAGCACCTAAAGAAAAGAAACCAGCAAAAAAAGAAGCAGCACCTAAAGAAAAGAAACCAGCAAAAAAAGAAGCAGCACCTAAAGAAAAGAAACCAGCAAAAAGAGAAGCAGCACCTAAACCAAAAAAACTTACTAAGAAAGAATTAGAAGAAATTAAAAAAGAGGCTGAAAAAACATTAGAAGAAGAATTAGAAGAACAACTTACCGATGAAGAGATTGAAAATTTCCAAATTGAAAAAGTTGACATGGAGAGACTCACAAATAAGATATGTGATGTTTTAGCTGAGCGTGAATCTAGTGGAATGTTTCAAAGTGAACTTTGGAAAAAATTAAAGCTAACTAGTAGAGATGGTTCTCGACTTGCATTAAAGTTAGAAAGAATGGGAACTATTTACCGAGAAAAAATTCTCGATAAAGGTCGTTGGACGTATAAATTAATTCTAAAGAAAACTCCTATCAGTACCCTATCAATTGAGAATGCTCCATGTCTTGTTTGTCCAGTTGAACAAAAATGTTCACTTGAAGGAGAAATAAGCCCGCGTAATTGTCAGTTCATTGAAGACTGGGTACTATCAGAGATGAAAAAACCTACGAAAGCCAAATGAAGTTAATAGACGCACGTCGAGATCAATACAGAAAATTAGCGCATGAACAAGGTTATCGAAGTAGAGCTGCATACAAACTCAAACAACTAAATCAATCTTATCGAATCATTGGACCTGGATTTTATGTTCTTGATTTGGGATGTGCTCCTGGAGGATGGACTCAAATGGCAGTAAAACTTGCTGGAAACAAAGGTAAGGTAATGGGTATTGATACTTCATATGTTGAGGAAATACCTGGGGCTCATATAATTAGAGAAAATATTGAAAATGAATTTGTAGTTGACGAAATTATGTCTTATTTTGAAAGAAAGGTTAATGCAGTGATATGTGATCTTTCTCCACAAGTAACTGGGAATTGGTCTGTTGATCATGCAATACAAATTTCGCTAAACTATGAATGTACAAAAATTATGGATAAGGTTCTAATGCATAAAGGTAATGCTATTTTCAAAGTTTTTGATGGAGAATATTCTATGGAATTTAAAGACTATATTAAAAAGAAATTTGCTAGAATAAATCTTACAAAACCTGAAGCCAGTAGAAAACAAAGCAGTGAGTTGTATTATGTCTGCTTGGGATTTACTGGCTGATTTGAAAAAACACTGATTATTTCATTTATGTTTGCATTTGTTCTAAATCCGGTAGGACTAAACGATGTACGTGTAGCTTGATATCCATTCTTCTGTAAATTTATAATCGCATCTTCTAATTTTGGAGGAGAAGCTTTCATTTTAGATGCAATTTCATCTAGTGTGAAATAGGTTCCAGACATTTCAGATTCTACTAAACATTTTTGTAATGTTTTTTCACAAATTTTTCCCACTGATAATTCTGGTAGTTTTAAAATCATATCATTTACAAATTCCTTATCAAAAATTCTATCTATCCATAAAGGTCCACCAATATTTAATTTTGACTTACACAATTCACATTCATTAATTTGTTCTAATGCTATTTTTCTATGTCCACAACTTTTACAATGTATGATATACCCAATATTTTCTTTTTGATCCTGTCGAATAAGTACTCGCACATAAGTTCTGTAATAGTGCATATTGCTTTCTGCAAATATTGGAACAATCTCAACACCTATTCTTCCTGCAACCATTCTGAGACATCCTAGAATCAGCCTAATTGCCATCTCATTACCATATTCTACTCTTATTGGCACTCCACCGTATTTTCTCTTACATGCGCTTTGGTAGAGTCCATTTAAAACCTGAAGATCTGTTGCTGTTATGGAAAGAATTCCTCCATGCATAGTAGCTCTAAGACAGCAATCAAAAAATTGTGATGGTGAGCCGAATGGATCTACATCTACAATTGAACCTCTCTGACCTTTTGTGGAATATTTACTAAGAAATCTACATACTTCCATTTCTGAGTATTCGATATTCTTTAAATTGTTTAATCGTGCAGAGTATTCTGCTAATTTTAATGCAGTTGGATTTAGATCATTAATTATTACTTTATCTATTTGTAATTCATTTGCAACCCGTAATCCTCTAACTCCCAGACCTGATAATCCCTCTAAAAATATTTTTGGACCTTTAAATTTTTTTAGAAATGCTCCATATGCAATTATTGAGAAATCTCTACTTACTCTTGCTTTTGGATTAAAAAATGCTGGTTCTTTAGGTGGAACTTTATCGGTCATTGATTTTTTTGGAACAATAATTTTTGTTTGTCCTTCTATTATCTCTTGTAAAGTTTCCTCCGGAATTTGCAATTCTTAATCTGTATTTCATTTACCTATAACGGTTTAATACATGTGTTTTAAGACAGAATCAATGCTGATTTGTGGAGTTGATGATGCTGGACGCGGTTCTATGCTTGGTCCTCTTGTAATCGCTGGCATCATTATATCAAAAAAAGATATTCCTAAACTATCCAAGTTAGGTGTCAAAGATTCAAAGCAATTAACTCCAAAATCTCGAGAAGAACTTTATAAAAAAATAATTGCATTAGTTGATAATTACTACGTAGCGAAAATTTCTCCAAAGATAATCGATGCTAGTGTGACCAAACACAATCTAAATCATTTAGAGGCTAAATATATGGCAAAAGTCATTTCAAAATTAAATCCTGATGCCTCATATGTTGATTCGTGTGATGTAAATCCAAAAAGATTTGGAAAAGAAATAGCAAAATTATCTAAAAATAAAAAAATTCGTTCATATCATCATGCTGATAGTAGGTTTATTGTTGTATCAGCTGCATCAATAATCGCTAAAGTTACTAGAGATAAGGCTATACTAAAACTCAGAAAAGATTATGATTTAGGAAGTGGATATCCATCTGATTCTAAAACAATTGATTTTGTTGCATCTTATTATAAGATCAATCAAGTACTGCCTATTTTTGTGCGTAAAAGTTGGAAACCTACTCAACAAATATTGAATAAAAAATCACTTTAGAAATTTTGCAATTACCATTGCATGATCTTTATCATAAGGATGAAGATCTATTACTTGTAGAATCTCAAAATGAACTTCCATTCTTTGTATCTCTTCTTCAACAATTCTTTTTGGAGATTTTGTTACATCTATACTTCTGGTTTTTATTACTAAAAAGAAATATCCATCTTTCTTAAGATACATTTTACAGTTTTCTATAGCTATGTTTGTTTGATCAGGTTGTGCAATGTCTACATAAACTACATCGACTTTTCCAAATACTGAAAAATACTCTTTTGGTTTTCTTGCGTCTTGTAAAATTGGAATTATATTTGCTCTATGTGATGCAACTCTGTCTAAGAAATCTCGAGCTACTCTACTAGCATGTTCAACTCCAAAAATTATTCCTGATGGTCCAACAATATCTGAAATATGACTAACTGTTGTACCCGTTGATACTCCAAGATACAATATAGATGATTTATTTTTAAATGGAAATATTTCTAATCCATTCATTATTGCAGCAGCTAATTTGCTTCTAAAAGGATCCCATAATCTATACTCTGTACCTTTTTTTGTAATTAATTTTTCATTATATACTTGATTACCTATGACTAAATTTTCAGTAGCTAGTTTTTTTTCACCATCTGAATTTATCCAAAAAAATTCAAAATTATCTTCTTTCAAACTTGGATCTCTTTTTATTTTTATTTGATTTTGAATCTGTTCTTTCTCTATAATTTTTATTTTCTCTTCTAGAATCACTTCCCTCTCTTCTTCTGAAATCTCCACCTTCTCTGAATAATTCAGGTTGTCTGGTTTCTCTTTCAGTAGGAGTTTCGTATTTTTTACTAATCTCGTTTACTCTGATGTTTAGTTTTTCTAATAATGTTTTATTGATGCCTTCTCCATAAACATCAACTCTAGCAGCTATCACAGCCTTTGCAGCGATTGCTCTGGCAATTTTTCCTCTTTGCCATCTGGGTGCTGCGTGAACCATAGCATGTTGGAACAATAATCCGTGTTTTGGTGGCTGAGCGCCTGTCTTTAATGATCTAAACAATGCTTTTTCCGCACCAATTATTTGAATAGTACTTGCTGGCATGGATGCTAATTTCTTTAGGCTTCCTGCTTTTCCTAATATTCTAGCACCTACGGCAGCTCCAAGGATTGCTGAAAGATTTGGTGCAACAGTTTGCATTTCTAGCTCTACATGCGCTTCTAATTTTTTTCGTAAGTCATGGAAATCCAGAATTTGTTTCGCAATTGATTGCACAATTGCTAAATTGATATCTGAAATATCTCCTCCTCTACTTTTTGATGCAAGCAAAGCAATCATGTCTGCTTTTGAATCTGGAAATCCTGCTTCTTCATACACTTTTTTTGTTAATGATTCTCGCTTTCCAGCCAAAACAATTTGAGAATATCCATTAATGCTATCAATAATGTTGTCCAGTTCTGGAAAATGCAAACCATACCACTCTCGTAATCTTGAGCTAAGTCCATTTGCAATTTTATCAATCTCATCTAAAGAATTTATTGCTTGAATTATGTGAAGATCTGGACTCTCAGAAACTTCTGTAACCTTTGATGATGACAATCCCATTGCAAATTCTCTTAGCTTTGACAATGCTTCTGAAATGTTTTTTGCAAATCCTGAATCAATAATAATTTGTGGTTTTGTGGACTGAATTTCTTCTAATTCTGATTCTTCCATCATTTGTGCATCTATGGAACTTTTTTTCAGTAATGTCATCAATGATTCATCGCTAACTGAAATGCCTCTTTGAAGAGGACCAAGATAATTCACAAGTTCATTTAATTTTGATTCCTTTTTTTTCACAGAAATATAATCTCGAACTGCATCTTTGAAAGAAAATGCTTTTTCGAGTTTCTTATCTTTAAAAACTACGATTCCAAATTCTGTTAAGATTACAGAATACATGAATAGTTAATTTCAGGTCTCCTTTTAAAAAGGTACTAAAAACACAGTGAATCAACTATTATATTCGAAACTACGTACATGATTCAAAGTGGAACCCAGCCTGGTTACTTCTATAGGAAAAATTCAGCTAGAAAGACCTGTAATGCTGGCCTCTGGAATATTGGGTATTTCATTAGATGTCTTTAATCGACTTTATCGTTCAGGTGCCGGGGCAGTCGTAAGTAAATCACTTAGTACAGAGCCATGGGATGGATATCCAAATCCTACAATATTTGGAGTAAATGGTGGTGGATGGATAAATGCAGTAGGATTGTCAAATCCAGGTGCTCCAAATTTTGCTAAAATGATAGAATCTAACAAAGATGTTCCAATAATTATCAGTCTTGTAGGCTCTATTCCTGAAGATTTTTCAACAATGGTTGAACAGTTTAAAAATTCTAAAGTTATTGCATATGAATTGAATTTATCATGTCCTCATGTTGCCAAAGTTGGATTAGAAGTAGGTGATGATCCTGAGTTAGTCAAAAAAATTGTTAGTACTATAAAAAATTCTACCAATGTACCAGTAATTGCTAAGGTAGGACTGGGAACAACTCACTATCTTAATACTGTAAATGCTGCAATTGATTCTGGCATTGATGCAATAACTGCAATTAATACCATACGATCTATTGCAATTGATGTTGAAACACAAAGACCAATTCTCAGTAATAAATTTGGTGGACTTTCTGGTACTCCGATTAAACCCATTGCCTTACGATGTGTTTATGAAATCTCTTCAAAATATGATATTCCTATAATTGGATGTGGTGGAATATCTACATGGGAAGATGCGATTGAATTTATTTTGGCAGGTGCATCTGCAATTCAAATAGGAAGTGCAATTGGTGATAATTGGATACATGTTTTTGATGATATTAACAAAGGAATGCTTCAATATATGAAAAGAAAAGGATATTCAAAAATAGATGAGATGATAGGACTTGCAAAGAAATCTTAATCATACAAAAATTTGTGTAATTGAAAAAGTAATTGATGAAACACCTACTGTTAGAACTCTGATTTTTTCTGATGATGTAATGTCAAGTGT
The DNA window shown above is from Nitrosarchaeum sp. and carries:
- a CDS encoding fibrillarin-like rRNA/tRNA 2'-O-methyltransferase; translated protein: MKEDNFEFFWINSDGEKKLATENLVIGNQVYNEKLITKKGTEYRLWDPFRSKLAAAIMNGLEIFPFKNKSSILYLGVSTGTTVSHISDIVGPSGIIFGVEHASRVARDFLDRVASHRANIIPILQDARKPKEYFSVFGKVDVVYVDIAQPDQTNIAIENCKMYLKKDGYFFLVIKTRSIDVTKSPKRIVEEEIQRMEVHFEILQVIDLHPYDKDHAMVIAKFLK
- a CDS encoding NOP5/NOP56 family protein; the protein is MYSVILTEFGIVVFKDKKLEKAFSFKDAVRDYISVKKKESKLNELVNYLGPLQRGISVSDESLMTLLKKSSIDAQMMEESELEEIQSTKPQIIIDSGFAKNISEALSKLREFAMGLSSSKVTEVSESPDLHIIQAINSLDEIDKIANGLSSRLREWYGLHFPELDNIIDSINGYSQIVLAGKRESLTKKVYEEAGFPDSKADMIALLASKSRGGDISDINLAIVQSIAKQILDFHDLRKKLEAHVELEMQTVAPNLSAILGAAVGARILGKAGSLKKLASMPASTIQIIGAEKALFRSLKTGAQPPKHGLLFQHAMVHAAPRWQRGKIARAIAAKAVIAARVDVYGEGINKTLLEKLNIRVNEISKKYETPTERETRQPELFREGGDFRRREGSDSRRENKNYRERTDSKSNKNKKRSKFERR
- a CDS encoding dihydroorotate dehydrogenase, producing the protein MEPSLVTSIGKIQLERPVMLASGILGISLDVFNRLYRSGAGAVVSKSLSTEPWDGYPNPTIFGVNGGGWINAVGLSNPGAPNFAKMIESNKDVPIIISLVGSIPEDFSTMVEQFKNSKVIAYELNLSCPHVAKVGLEVGDDPELVKKIVSTIKNSTNVPVIAKVGLGTTHYLNTVNAAIDSGIDAITAINTIRSIAIDVETQRPILSNKFGGLSGTPIKPIALRCVYEISSKYDIPIIGCGGISTWEDAIEFILAGASAIQIGSAIGDNWIHVFDDINKGMLQYMKRKGYSKIDEMIGLAKKS
- the rnhB gene encoding ribonuclease HII encodes the protein MLICGVDDAGRGSMLGPLVIAGIIISKKDIPKLSKLGVKDSKQLTPKSREELYKKIIALVDNYYVAKISPKIIDASVTKHNLNHLEAKYMAKVISKLNPDASYVDSCDVNPKRFGKEIAKLSKNKKIRSYHHADSRFIVVSAASIIAKVTRDKAILKLRKDYDLGSGYPSDSKTIDFVASYYKINQVLPIFVRKSWKPTQQILNKKSL
- a CDS encoding tRNA (guanine-N1)-methyltransferase; this encodes MQIPEETLQEIIEGQTKIIVPKKSMTDKVPPKEPAFFNPKARVSRDFSIIAYGAFLKKFKGPKIFLEGLSGLGVRGLRVANELQIDKVIINDLNPTALKLAEYSARLNNLKNIEYSEMEVCRFLSKYSTKGQRGSIVDVDPFGSPSQFFDCCLRATMHGGILSITATDLQVLNGLYQSACKRKYGGVPIRVEYGNEMAIRLILGCLRMVAGRIGVEIVPIFAESNMHYYRTYVRVLIRQDQKENIGYIIHCKSCGHRKIALEQINECELCKSKLNIGGPLWIDRIFDKEFVNDMILKLPELSVGKICEKTLQKCLVESEMSGTYFTLDEIASKMKASPPKLEDAIINLQKNGYQATRTSFSPTGFRTNANINEIISVFSNQPVNPKQT